The DNA segment CGCAATAGAGCATTGTTGCTGATGTGGGCTAGTATGTTGTTATCGATGTTGATAATCCAAACAGCGGGAGTGATTGGGTTATTACTATTACTTGGCGCAGGGGTGAGTGTCTATTTGTGGCGCTTGCCTATTGTGGCGCCAGATTCGGGTTCGGTCACCGCCAGCCTGTCCAAATATCAACTTTAGGAGCAGACACGATTGAGTATTTCCCCTCTGGAAACCAGGTTTTATAGTCACTGATATGAGCATTTTGGTTGTTGAAGATAGTCTTTCAATTCGTAAGCTATTACTGAGTATTGTCGAAGAAGCCGGTTTTAGCTGTCTGGAGGCTGGCAGTGGTGAGGAAGCGCTGGAACATCTGGCCGATGGCAAGCCCCTGCCACAGTTAGTGATTCTCGATATTGGCCTGCCCGGTATCGACGGGTATGAAACCGGCCGCCAATTAAAGGCGATAGCCGGTGAGCGCCACCTGCCCATTATTTTTCTGACTGGTGCCCGAGATAACGATATCTTAAGTAAGTGTTTAGCCATTGGCGATGATTATATTGCCAAGCCTTTTAGTGTTGAAGTGGTTAGCTCCAAGGTTGAGGCGCACCGCCGTGTGAGCGAAATTTATCAAAAAATGGAACGGCAATACCAGGCTCTGGAGGTACATCAGCAACAGGTTAAGCGTGAGCACGATATTGTTGAAACGATTTTTGCCAACCACTTTGAAAAACATATCGCCAGTATCGAACACTTTCGTTATCACATTTCCCCAACTTCGGTTTTTAATGGCGATGTACTTCTGGCCAGCTATGGCCCTTCGGGCAATCTCTATATTGTGGTGGGGGATGTCACTGGGCATGGCCTGCCAGCGGCCGTAGGGGCGATACCAGTATACCCAACCTTTCGGGCGATGGCCGCCAAGGGATTAAGTGTTGGCCATATCGCCGCAGAAATGAATCGGGCGCTAACGGATCTACTGCCTGACAATATGATGCTGGCCGCCAGTTTGATTGAACTGAATAGTCAGGGTGACCAACTGACAGTATGGTCGGGGGGATGCCGCCGATGATTGTGGCCGACGGCGACGGCAATATAAAACAATTTATTCAAGCCACACATTGCCCGCTGGCGATGTTGGAGCACCATGAGTTTAGTCAGGACGTGATGGTCTATAACGTCGATGTTAATGACAAAGTCTATTTATTTACCGACGGCGTAGAGGAAAGCCGCAACAGCGCCAATGAAATGTTTGGTGAAGCCCGCCTGCATGGTTTATTTGATGGCACAGACGGCAATATGTTTGATCGGATTATTGGCCGCCTGGCGGAGTTTACCGCCGGCCAGGACCAGGACGACGATATTACTCTGGCGGTATTGGACTGTGTGCCTAATGCGGGCCCCAAGGTCAGGGCAAGAGACACCATCAAGGTGCTGCCCTGGTCACTTAATTATGATCTGGGTATTGACGATATCCGGGCTAGTAATCCGGTATCACAAATTGTGCCGCTGCTATCCAATGCGATTGGGTTGGATGTGCATCAGGATTACCTGTCGACGATTTTATCTGAGCTTTATTCCAATGCCCTTGAGCATGGCTTATTAGAACTGGACTCCTCGATGAAACAGACCGAGGACGGCTTTATGGACTATTACAGCCTGCGCTCGCAGCGGCTGGCAGACTTGCAAACAGGCATGATCAATATACAAATTCACTTTAAACATAATGGCAGCTGCTACCAGATAGAGTTGCAGATGAGCGACTCTGGCGCTGGTTTTGATTACCAGAAGGCCAGAGCCGTGGCGGGTGAAAATGATGCATTTGGTCGAGGGATTGGTATTCTGGAGTCACTTTGCGATGATGTTGTCTATAGTAAAGGAGGGAGTTCAGTCACGGTGACCTATGCACTGGAGTGAACTCGGCCCTAGCCAAGTGTTGAGGCGCGGGTAGTGGCATGCTGAACAGATCTAAAATAGCTGTAATTTCAATAGTATGAGGCGGTTAATGAAGGATACTGAGAAAAGTATATCGTCGCTAGCGACGTTGCCGGTATGGGACAAAGAGCGGGCCTTGTCGCGGATGAACGGGCGGATGGATCGCCTGATGATGATGATAGATCTCTTTCCACAGGAAACAGTGGACTATATGACGTCTCTCGAGCAGGCGGTAGGCCAGCGTGATGGCCCGCAAATACGCTCAATGGCCCATGTGTTAAAAGGGGTGGCCGGTTCCCTCAGTGCCAGCCAATTGCAGGCCACGGCTGAGGCAATGGAAGGCGCAGCATCCAGTGATGCTGAGAATATGGCGACCCTGTATGGCCAATTAGACTATGCTTACCGCCAGTTCTGTGAGCGGATTGAGCAAGAAAAAAATACCACCGAAGACGCAGAGCAAGAGAAGGCAGCAACCAGCGCTGCCCCGGTCAACTTATCTCAGGTACTTCCTTTAATGGCTGCGCGCTTAGAAGCGGCAGAGTATATTGACCCTGAGGAGTTAAGCGCGATGCAGGCAGGCCTGAGCAAACCCGATGAATTAGCACTGATGGATCAACTGCGCAAACAACTGATGCAGTTGGATAATCAGGCCGCACTGCAAATAATTAAGCAATGGTTGGCAAGCACTAAAGCCCATTAAACATTAAGCAGGTATACCGTCGTAATGGAATATAGAAAACCTGAAATATTGATTGTTGATGACTCTCCGGCCAATATTCATGTGTTGGCGCAACTGCTGAGCGCTGAATATCAAGTCAAGGTAGCCTCCGACGGTGCCCGCTGTTTAGAGCTTGCCCTGGCTGGGCCTGCCCCTGACCTTATTTTGTTAGACGTTAATATGCCGGAAATTAATGGCTATGAAGTCTGCAAACAATTAAAAGCGAATGAAGCCACCAAAACTATTCCGATTATTTTTATTACCGGCATGACCAGCGCTGAAAATGAGGCTTACGGTTTTGAGTTAGGTGCGGTGGATTATATCTCCAAGCCGTTTCATCCGGCCGTAGTGGAGGCGCGGGTAAAAACCCAAATTACCATAAAACAGCAAGCCGATAAGCTGGAAAGAATGGCGATGCGAGATCAGCTGACCGGGCTTTACAATCGTTATTACCTGATCGATATCGCGTCTAAAAAAATTGCCTCAGCGGTTAATCATCAATCCCCCTTAAGTATTGCGGTGATCGATATTGATAAATTTAAAAGCTTTAACGACCAGTACGGCCATGAATTTGGCGATGAGGTCTTGGTAGAGTTTGCCCAATTACTGGAGTCCCATTGCTGCGCCAACGATGTAGTGTCCCGCTATGGGGGTGAAGAATTTGTCATGCTGATGGAAGGCAGTGATCTGGCCCTGAGTCTGGAAAAGTCTGAGAGTTTGCGCCGTATTGCCTCTGAGCTAAAACCCAAAGGTATTTCGGTGACGGCCAGTTTTGGCGTGACCACACTACGCCCGCAGGATGATTGTTTTGATGACATGTTTAGTCGCGCCGATGCGGCGCTGTTTGCTGCCAAAACTGCCGGTAGAAACTGTGTTCGACAACATCAGTAAATCCATCTTATTGAAGCTATTAATAGTACATACTGCGTCAGCAGTCCTTTGGAAAGTTGTTGCAAGAATTTTTATTAACGGATAAAAGTTGAGCGATAAAATGAGCCAGTTCTCTAGCAAACCATTAAGCCGTCGACGTTTTTTAAATCGCTCTATTAAAGGGGCTGGCCTTGGTGTGGCCGCGGTGAATGCGCCCTATATTATGTCAAAAGAAAAAACCACGCTGCGTATTATGGGTACCCATGTCACCTTGCAGGAAGAAATTCGCCAGCAGGCTATGGCCGACCTCGGTATTAAGCTGGTATTTGAAGCCAGAGGAGAAGCGGAGCTGGTGCAAAAGGCAACCACTCGCCCCGATCAATTTGATCTCTATGAACAGTGGACCGATAGCATTAAAACCCTATGGCAGGCCGATGCCATTCAACCGATAGAAACCAGTCGGCTGCGTTACTGGGATGAGATTAATAATATTTCCAAGCAGGGGCGGATAGTCCCCGAAGCGCCGATTGGTTTAGGTGATGCACCTTATAAGATATTGAATATCCAGGAGGATGGTGGGCTGGGTGCCGAGCATACCGGGAAGATTAGTTTTTTGCCCTATGTGCATAATGTCGATTCATTTGGTTACAACACCGATGTTGTTCCCAAAGGCGTGCCCTACGAAACAGAAAGTTGGGGCTGGTTATTGGATGAGCGCTGGCAGGGCAAGGTGGGAGTGGTTAATGCACCGACCATTGGTATTTTTGATCTTGCACTGGCAGCTGAGGCCAAAGGCTTAATGACCTTTGCCGATATTAGCAATATGACGATTGCCGAATTGGATAAGCTATTTAGTATTTTGATTGATTTTAAAAAGCGCAATCACTTTGCCGGGTTTTGGAATACCGTGCCACAGTCGGTAGATTTTATGACCAGTGGCCGGGTGGTTATCGAAAGCATGTTCTCACCGGGTGTTTCCTCTGCCAATGGCCGTGGCACGCCAGTGACCTATGCCGCCCCCAAAGAAGGTTACCGGGCCTGGCATGGGGTGATGTGTATGTCGCGGGAGTGCAAAGGTGAGGTGCGCGATGCGGCCTATGATTATATGAATTGGTGGCTCAGTGGTTGGCCTGGGGCGTTTATTGCTCGTCAGGGCTATTATATTTCTAATCCTGAGCGCTCGCGGCCCTTATTAAGCCAGCAGGAATGGGATTACTGGTATGACGGCAAACCCGCCGCCACAGAGCTTAGGGGCACCGATGGTAAAGTCTCCGTTGCCAAAGGGGATATTCGCACCGGCGGCTCCTATGTGAATCGCTTTAGCAATGTCGCCGTCTGGAACACCGTAATGGATAACTACGATTATTCATTGCAACGCTGGTATGAGTTTCTTCTTGCATGAATAAGCCTTCTGGTAACGATAGCGACCACTCCTGGACCAACGGCAGTATCAGCCGACATATCATTGTTAGCTTTATGTTGCTGTTAGTTATTAGCCTGGCGGTAATGGCTTACAATATTTTTGGTCTTAATGATATTGGCCAGCGCTTTAATGATTTTAGGCAGGCGAGTAATAAAGCGGATTTAATGTCAAAAATTAATAATGATATTGCTGAGA comes from the Oceanicoccus sagamiensis genome and includes:
- a CDS encoding Hpt domain-containing protein, encoding MKDTEKSISSLATLPVWDKERALSRMNGRMDRLMMMIDLFPQETVDYMTSLEQAVGQRDGPQIRSMAHVLKGVAGSLSASQLQATAEAMEGAASSDAENMATLYGQLDYAYRQFCERIEQEKNTTEDAEQEKAATSAAPVNLSQVLPLMAARLEAAEYIDPEELSAMQAGLSKPDELALMDQLRKQLMQLDNQAALQIIKQWLASTKAH
- a CDS encoding diguanylate cyclase, yielding MEYRKPEILIVDDSPANIHVLAQLLSAEYQVKVASDGARCLELALAGPAPDLILLDVNMPEINGYEVCKQLKANEATKTIPIIFITGMTSAENEAYGFELGAVDYISKPFHPAVVEARVKTQITIKQQADKLERMAMRDQLTGLYNRYYLIDIASKKIASAVNHQSPLSIAVIDIDKFKSFNDQYGHEFGDEVLVEFAQLLESHCCANDVVSRYGGEEFVMLMEGSDLALSLEKSESLRRIASELKPKGISVTASFGVTTLRPQDDCFDDMFSRADAALFAAKTAGRNCVRQHQ
- a CDS encoding ABC transporter substrate-binding protein; its protein translation is MSQFSSKPLSRRRFLNRSIKGAGLGVAAVNAPYIMSKEKTTLRIMGTHVTLQEEIRQQAMADLGIKLVFEARGEAELVQKATTRPDQFDLYEQWTDSIKTLWQADAIQPIETSRLRYWDEINNISKQGRIVPEAPIGLGDAPYKILNIQEDGGLGAEHTGKISFLPYVHNVDSFGYNTDVVPKGVPYETESWGWLLDERWQGKVGVVNAPTIGIFDLALAAEAKGLMTFADISNMTIAELDKLFSILIDFKKRNHFAGFWNTVPQSVDFMTSGRVVIESMFSPGVSSANGRGTPVTYAAPKEGYRAWHGVMCMSRECKGEVRDAAYDYMNWWLSGWPGAFIARQGYYISNPERSRPLLSQQEWDYWYDGKPAATELRGTDGKVSVAKGDIRTGGSYVNRFSNVAVWNTVMDNYDYSLQRWYEFLLA